One window of the Camarhynchus parvulus chromosome 2, STF_HiC, whole genome shotgun sequence genome contains the following:
- the ESRP1 gene encoding epithelial splicing regulatory protein 1 isoform X1 — translation MTASPDYLVILFVTTAGTNGARLGSDERELLQLLWKVVDLRSKELGHLHDVLVRPDHTELTAECQEITQVDVESLALAPPLEQALRQFNQSVSNELNVGVGTSFCFCTDGQLHIRQVLHPEASKKNILLPECFYSFFDLRKEFKKCCPGSPEVSKLDAAAMTEYLNLDKSSPAFPYGASQVEDMGNIILTLISEPYNHRFSDPERVNYKFESGPCSKMELVDDNAVIRARGLPWQSSDQDIARFFKGLNIAKGGAALCLNAQGRRNGEALVRFVSEEHRDLALQRHKHHMGNRYIEVYKATGEDFLKIAGGTSSEVAQFLSKENQVIVRMRGLPFNVTTEEVLTFFGQHCPVTGGKEGVLFVTYPDSRPTGDAFVLFACEEYAQNALKKHKDLLGKRYIELFRSTAAEVQQVLNRYSSTPLIPLPTPPILPVLPQQFVPPTNIRDCIRLRGLPYAATIEEILEFLGEFSTDIRTHGVHMVLNHQGRPSGDAFIQMKSADRAFLAAQKCHKKTMKDRYVEVFQCSAEEMNFVLMGGTLNRNGLSPPPCKLPCLSPPAYSFPAPAAVVPTEAALYQPSMLLNPRTLQPSTAYYPAGAQLFMNYTAYYPRSLYPF, via the exons ATGACGGCGTCTCCCGACTACCTGGTGATTCTCTTCGTGACCACGGCGGGCACCAACGGGGCAAGGTTGGGCTCAGACGAGcgagagctgctccagctcctgtggaAAGTGGTCGACCTGAGGAGTAAGGAG CTGGGGCACCTGCATGACGTGCTGGTCCGGCCTGACCACACAGAACTGACGGCTGAGTGCCAGGAGATCACCCAAGTGGATGTGGAGAGCCTGGCACTGGCTCCACCGCTGGAGCAGGCACTGAGACAG TTTAATCAGTCCGTGAGCAATGAACTGAACGTTGGTGTAGGtacttctttctgtttctgtactGATGGACAGTTGCACATTAGGCAGGTTCTACACCCTGAAGCTTCCAAAAAG aatattttactGCCTGAATGCTTCTACTCCTTTTTTGACTTGCGGaaagagttcaagaagtgttgCCCTGGCTCACCTGAAGTTAGCAAACTCGATGCTGCAGCCATGACAGAAT ATTTAAATCTTGACAAGAGCAGTCCAGCATTTCCCTATGGAGCCTCTCAAGTTGAAGATATGGGgaatattattttaacattaataTCTGAACCATACA ATCACAGATTTTCAGATCCAGAAAGGGTGAACTACAAATTTGAAAGTGGGCCTTG cagcaagaTGGAACTTGTGGATGACAATGCTGTTATCCGAGCAAGAGGATTGCCATGGCAGTCATCTGACCAGGACATAGCGAGGTTCTTCAAAGGTCTAAATATTGCCAA AGGAGGTGCTGCACTCTGTCTCAATGCCCAAGGTAGGAGGAATGGGGAGGCTCTTGTGAGGTTCGTGAGCGAAGAGCACAGAGATCTAGCACTACAAAGGCACAAGCATCACATGGGGAATCGATACATAGAG gtaTACAAGGCAACAGGTGAAGACTTCCTTAAAATTGCAGGAG GTACTTCCAGTGAGGTTGCACAGTTCTTGtcaaaagaaaaccaagtgaTTGTCAGGATGCGAGGTCTTCCTTTCAATGTAACAACAGAAGAGGTGCTGACTTTCTttggccagcactgccctgtaacaggaggaaaggagggagtCCTGTTTGTCACTTACCCTGACAGCAGGCCAACAGGAGATGCCTTTGTCTTGTTTGCTTGTGAGGAATATGCacaaaatgcactgaaaaagCACAAGGATTTGCTGGGGAAAAGGTACATTGAACTCTTCCGGAGCACTGCAGCAGAAGTTCAGCAG GTGCTGAACAGGTACTCTTCCACACCTCTCATTCCTCTCCCAACACCTCCAATTCTTCCAGTATTACCTCAACAATTTGTGCCTCCCACCAACATCAGAGACTGCATACGTTTGCGTGGTCTTCCCTATGCTGCTACTATAGAGGAGATTCTGGAGTTCCTGGGAGAGTTTTCTACAGATATTCGGACCCATGGAGTTCACATGGTACTAAATCACCAG GGACGTCCATCGGGAGATGCTTTCATTCAGATGAAGTCTGCAGATCGAGCTTTCCTGGCTGCACAGAAGTGTCATAAAAAGACTATGAAGGACAGATATGTTGAAGTCTTTCAATGTTCTGCTGAAGAGATGAACTTTGTATTAATGGGGGGCACTTTAAATCGAAATGGCTTGTCCCCGCCACCATGTAAGTTACCAT GCCTTTCACCCCCTGCTTACTCCTTTCCggctcctgctgcagttgtGCCAACAGAAGCTGCTCTGTATCAGCCATCCATGCTTCTGAACCCACGAACACTCCAGCCCTCCACAGCCTACTaccctgctggggctcagctcttCATGAACTACACAGCTTATTACCCCAG
- the ESRP1 gene encoding epithelial splicing regulatory protein 1 isoform X4 — translation MTASPDYLLGHLHDVLVRPDHTELTAECQEITQVDVESLALAPPLEQALRQFNQSVSNELNVGVGTSFCFCTDGQLHIRQVLHPEASKKNILLPECFYSFFDLRKEFKKCCPGSPEVSKLDAAAMTEYLNLDKSSPAFPYGASQVEDMGNIILTLISEPYNHRFSDPERVNYKFESGPCSKMELVDDNAVIRARGLPWQSSDQDIARFFKGLNIAKGGAALCLNAQGRRNGEALVRFVSEEHRDLALQRHKHHMGNRYIEVYKATGEDFLKIAGGTSSEVAQFLSKENQVIVRMRGLPFNVTTEEVLTFFGQHCPVTGGKEGVLFVTYPDSRPTGDAFVLFACEEYAQNALKKHKDLLGKRYIELFRSTAAEVQQVLNRYSSTPLIPLPTPPILPVLPQQFVPPTNIRDCIRLRGLPYAATIEEILEFLGEFSTDIRTHGVHMVLNHQGRPSGDAFIQMKSADRAFLAAQKCHKKTMKDRYVEVFQCSAEEMNFVLMGGTLNRNGLSPPPCKLPCLSPPAYSFPAPAAVVPTEAALYQPSMLLNPRTLQPSTAYYPAGAQLFMNYTAYYPRSLYPF, via the exons ATGACGGCGTCTCCCGACTACCTG CTGGGGCACCTGCATGACGTGCTGGTCCGGCCTGACCACACAGAACTGACGGCTGAGTGCCAGGAGATCACCCAAGTGGATGTGGAGAGCCTGGCACTGGCTCCACCGCTGGAGCAGGCACTGAGACAG TTTAATCAGTCCGTGAGCAATGAACTGAACGTTGGTGTAGGtacttctttctgtttctgtactGATGGACAGTTGCACATTAGGCAGGTTCTACACCCTGAAGCTTCCAAAAAG aatattttactGCCTGAATGCTTCTACTCCTTTTTTGACTTGCGGaaagagttcaagaagtgttgCCCTGGCTCACCTGAAGTTAGCAAACTCGATGCTGCAGCCATGACAGAAT ATTTAAATCTTGACAAGAGCAGTCCAGCATTTCCCTATGGAGCCTCTCAAGTTGAAGATATGGGgaatattattttaacattaataTCTGAACCATACA ATCACAGATTTTCAGATCCAGAAAGGGTGAACTACAAATTTGAAAGTGGGCCTTG cagcaagaTGGAACTTGTGGATGACAATGCTGTTATCCGAGCAAGAGGATTGCCATGGCAGTCATCTGACCAGGACATAGCGAGGTTCTTCAAAGGTCTAAATATTGCCAA AGGAGGTGCTGCACTCTGTCTCAATGCCCAAGGTAGGAGGAATGGGGAGGCTCTTGTGAGGTTCGTGAGCGAAGAGCACAGAGATCTAGCACTACAAAGGCACAAGCATCACATGGGGAATCGATACATAGAG gtaTACAAGGCAACAGGTGAAGACTTCCTTAAAATTGCAGGAG GTACTTCCAGTGAGGTTGCACAGTTCTTGtcaaaagaaaaccaagtgaTTGTCAGGATGCGAGGTCTTCCTTTCAATGTAACAACAGAAGAGGTGCTGACTTTCTttggccagcactgccctgtaacaggaggaaaggagggagtCCTGTTTGTCACTTACCCTGACAGCAGGCCAACAGGAGATGCCTTTGTCTTGTTTGCTTGTGAGGAATATGCacaaaatgcactgaaaaagCACAAGGATTTGCTGGGGAAAAGGTACATTGAACTCTTCCGGAGCACTGCAGCAGAAGTTCAGCAG GTGCTGAACAGGTACTCTTCCACACCTCTCATTCCTCTCCCAACACCTCCAATTCTTCCAGTATTACCTCAACAATTTGTGCCTCCCACCAACATCAGAGACTGCATACGTTTGCGTGGTCTTCCCTATGCTGCTACTATAGAGGAGATTCTGGAGTTCCTGGGAGAGTTTTCTACAGATATTCGGACCCATGGAGTTCACATGGTACTAAATCACCAG GGACGTCCATCGGGAGATGCTTTCATTCAGATGAAGTCTGCAGATCGAGCTTTCCTGGCTGCACAGAAGTGTCATAAAAAGACTATGAAGGACAGATATGTTGAAGTCTTTCAATGTTCTGCTGAAGAGATGAACTTTGTATTAATGGGGGGCACTTTAAATCGAAATGGCTTGTCCCCGCCACCATGTAAGTTACCAT GCCTTTCACCCCCTGCTTACTCCTTTCCggctcctgctgcagttgtGCCAACAGAAGCTGCTCTGTATCAGCCATCCATGCTTCTGAACCCACGAACACTCCAGCCCTCCACAGCCTACTaccctgctggggctcagctcttCATGAACTACACAGCTTATTACCCCAG
- the ESRP1 gene encoding epithelial splicing regulatory protein 1 isoform X5, which yields MTASPDYLVILFVTTAGTNGARLGSDERELLQLLWKVVDLRSKELGHLHDVLVRPDHTELTAECQEITQVDVESLALAPPLEQALRQFNQSVSNELNVGVGTSFCFCTDGQLHIRQVLHPEASKKNILLPECFYSFFDLRKEFKKCCPGSPEVSKLDAAAMTEYLNLDKSSPAFPYGASQVEDMGNIILTLISEPYNHRFSDPERVNYKFESGPCSKMELVDDNAVIRARGLPWQSSDQDIARFFKGLNIAKGGAALCLNAQGRRNGEALVRFVSEEHRDLALQRHKHHMGNRYIEVYKATGEDFLKIAGGTSSEVAQFLSKENQVIVRMRGLPFNVTTEEVLTFFGQHCPVTGGKEGVLFVTYPDSRPTGDAFVLFACEEYAQNALKKHKDLLGKRYIELFRSTAAEVQQVLNRYSSTPLIPLPTPPILPVLPQQFVPPTNIRDCIRLRGLPYAATIEEILEFLGEFSTDIRTHGVHMVLNHQGRPSGDAFIQMKSADRAFLAAQKCHKKTMKDRYVEVFQCSAEEMNFVLMGGTLNRNGLSPPPCKLPCLSPPAYSFPAPAAVVPTEAALYQPSMLLNPRTLQPSTAYYPAGAQLFMNYTAYYPSMQQRMDLYTQMMRPGQCPKNGFVFKGPSS from the exons ATGACGGCGTCTCCCGACTACCTGGTGATTCTCTTCGTGACCACGGCGGGCACCAACGGGGCAAGGTTGGGCTCAGACGAGcgagagctgctccagctcctgtggaAAGTGGTCGACCTGAGGAGTAAGGAG CTGGGGCACCTGCATGACGTGCTGGTCCGGCCTGACCACACAGAACTGACGGCTGAGTGCCAGGAGATCACCCAAGTGGATGTGGAGAGCCTGGCACTGGCTCCACCGCTGGAGCAGGCACTGAGACAG TTTAATCAGTCCGTGAGCAATGAACTGAACGTTGGTGTAGGtacttctttctgtttctgtactGATGGACAGTTGCACATTAGGCAGGTTCTACACCCTGAAGCTTCCAAAAAG aatattttactGCCTGAATGCTTCTACTCCTTTTTTGACTTGCGGaaagagttcaagaagtgttgCCCTGGCTCACCTGAAGTTAGCAAACTCGATGCTGCAGCCATGACAGAAT ATTTAAATCTTGACAAGAGCAGTCCAGCATTTCCCTATGGAGCCTCTCAAGTTGAAGATATGGGgaatattattttaacattaataTCTGAACCATACA ATCACAGATTTTCAGATCCAGAAAGGGTGAACTACAAATTTGAAAGTGGGCCTTG cagcaagaTGGAACTTGTGGATGACAATGCTGTTATCCGAGCAAGAGGATTGCCATGGCAGTCATCTGACCAGGACATAGCGAGGTTCTTCAAAGGTCTAAATATTGCCAA AGGAGGTGCTGCACTCTGTCTCAATGCCCAAGGTAGGAGGAATGGGGAGGCTCTTGTGAGGTTCGTGAGCGAAGAGCACAGAGATCTAGCACTACAAAGGCACAAGCATCACATGGGGAATCGATACATAGAG gtaTACAAGGCAACAGGTGAAGACTTCCTTAAAATTGCAGGAG GTACTTCCAGTGAGGTTGCACAGTTCTTGtcaaaagaaaaccaagtgaTTGTCAGGATGCGAGGTCTTCCTTTCAATGTAACAACAGAAGAGGTGCTGACTTTCTttggccagcactgccctgtaacaggaggaaaggagggagtCCTGTTTGTCACTTACCCTGACAGCAGGCCAACAGGAGATGCCTTTGTCTTGTTTGCTTGTGAGGAATATGCacaaaatgcactgaaaaagCACAAGGATTTGCTGGGGAAAAGGTACATTGAACTCTTCCGGAGCACTGCAGCAGAAGTTCAGCAG GTGCTGAACAGGTACTCTTCCACACCTCTCATTCCTCTCCCAACACCTCCAATTCTTCCAGTATTACCTCAACAATTTGTGCCTCCCACCAACATCAGAGACTGCATACGTTTGCGTGGTCTTCCCTATGCTGCTACTATAGAGGAGATTCTGGAGTTCCTGGGAGAGTTTTCTACAGATATTCGGACCCATGGAGTTCACATGGTACTAAATCACCAG GGACGTCCATCGGGAGATGCTTTCATTCAGATGAAGTCTGCAGATCGAGCTTTCCTGGCTGCACAGAAGTGTCATAAAAAGACTATGAAGGACAGATATGTTGAAGTCTTTCAATGTTCTGCTGAAGAGATGAACTTTGTATTAATGGGGGGCACTTTAAATCGAAATGGCTTGTCCCCGCCACCATGTAAGTTACCAT GCCTTTCACCCCCTGCTTACTCCTTTCCggctcctgctgcagttgtGCCAACAGAAGCTGCTCTGTATCAGCCATCCATGCTTCTGAACCCACGAACACTCCAGCCCTCCACAGCCTACTaccctgctggggctcagctcttCATGAACTACACAGCTTATTACCCCAG
- the ESRP1 gene encoding epithelial splicing regulatory protein 1 isoform X3 — protein sequence MTASPDYLVILFVTTAGTNGARLGSDERELLQLLWKVVDLRSKELGHLHDVLVRPDHTELTAECQEITQVDVESLALAPPLEQALRQFNQSVSNELNVGVGTSFCFCTDGQLHIRQVLHPEASKKNILLPECFYSFFDLRKEFKKCCPGSPEVSKLDAAAMTEYLNLDKSSPAFPYGASQVEDMGNIILTLISEPYNHRFSDPERVNYKFESGPCSKMELVDDNAVIRARGLPWQSSDQDIARFFKGLNIAKGGAALCLNAQGRRNGEALVRFVSEEHRDLALQRHKHHMGNRYIEVYKATGEDFLKIAGGTSSEVAQFLSKENQVIVRMRGLPFNVTTEEVLTFFGQHCPVTGGKEGVLFVTYPDSRPTGDAFVLFACEEYAQNALKKHKDLLGKRYIELFRSTAAEVQQVLNRYSSTPLIPLPTPPILPVLPQQFVPPTNIRDCIRLRGLPYAATIEEILEFLGEFSTDIRTHGVHMVLNHQGRPSGDAFIQMKSADRAFLAAQKCHKKTMKDRYVEVFQCSAEEMNFVLMGGTLNRNGLSPPPCKLPCLSPPAYSFPAPAAVVPTEAALYQPSMLLNPRTLQPSTAYYPAGAQLFMNYTAYYPR from the exons ATGACGGCGTCTCCCGACTACCTGGTGATTCTCTTCGTGACCACGGCGGGCACCAACGGGGCAAGGTTGGGCTCAGACGAGcgagagctgctccagctcctgtggaAAGTGGTCGACCTGAGGAGTAAGGAG CTGGGGCACCTGCATGACGTGCTGGTCCGGCCTGACCACACAGAACTGACGGCTGAGTGCCAGGAGATCACCCAAGTGGATGTGGAGAGCCTGGCACTGGCTCCACCGCTGGAGCAGGCACTGAGACAG TTTAATCAGTCCGTGAGCAATGAACTGAACGTTGGTGTAGGtacttctttctgtttctgtactGATGGACAGTTGCACATTAGGCAGGTTCTACACCCTGAAGCTTCCAAAAAG aatattttactGCCTGAATGCTTCTACTCCTTTTTTGACTTGCGGaaagagttcaagaagtgttgCCCTGGCTCACCTGAAGTTAGCAAACTCGATGCTGCAGCCATGACAGAAT ATTTAAATCTTGACAAGAGCAGTCCAGCATTTCCCTATGGAGCCTCTCAAGTTGAAGATATGGGgaatattattttaacattaataTCTGAACCATACA ATCACAGATTTTCAGATCCAGAAAGGGTGAACTACAAATTTGAAAGTGGGCCTTG cagcaagaTGGAACTTGTGGATGACAATGCTGTTATCCGAGCAAGAGGATTGCCATGGCAGTCATCTGACCAGGACATAGCGAGGTTCTTCAAAGGTCTAAATATTGCCAA AGGAGGTGCTGCACTCTGTCTCAATGCCCAAGGTAGGAGGAATGGGGAGGCTCTTGTGAGGTTCGTGAGCGAAGAGCACAGAGATCTAGCACTACAAAGGCACAAGCATCACATGGGGAATCGATACATAGAG gtaTACAAGGCAACAGGTGAAGACTTCCTTAAAATTGCAGGAG GTACTTCCAGTGAGGTTGCACAGTTCTTGtcaaaagaaaaccaagtgaTTGTCAGGATGCGAGGTCTTCCTTTCAATGTAACAACAGAAGAGGTGCTGACTTTCTttggccagcactgccctgtaacaggaggaaaggagggagtCCTGTTTGTCACTTACCCTGACAGCAGGCCAACAGGAGATGCCTTTGTCTTGTTTGCTTGTGAGGAATATGCacaaaatgcactgaaaaagCACAAGGATTTGCTGGGGAAAAGGTACATTGAACTCTTCCGGAGCACTGCAGCAGAAGTTCAGCAG GTGCTGAACAGGTACTCTTCCACACCTCTCATTCCTCTCCCAACACCTCCAATTCTTCCAGTATTACCTCAACAATTTGTGCCTCCCACCAACATCAGAGACTGCATACGTTTGCGTGGTCTTCCCTATGCTGCTACTATAGAGGAGATTCTGGAGTTCCTGGGAGAGTTTTCTACAGATATTCGGACCCATGGAGTTCACATGGTACTAAATCACCAG GGACGTCCATCGGGAGATGCTTTCATTCAGATGAAGTCTGCAGATCGAGCTTTCCTGGCTGCACAGAAGTGTCATAAAAAGACTATGAAGGACAGATATGTTGAAGTCTTTCAATGTTCTGCTGAAGAGATGAACTTTGTATTAATGGGGGGCACTTTAAATCGAAATGGCTTGTCCCCGCCACCATGTAAGTTACCAT GCCTTTCACCCCCTGCTTACTCCTTTCCggctcctgctgcagttgtGCCAACAGAAGCTGCTCTGTATCAGCCATCCATGCTTCTGAACCCACGAACACTCCAGCCCTCCACAGCCTACTaccctgctggggctcagctcttCATGAACTACACAGCTTATTACCCCAGGTAA
- the ESRP1 gene encoding epithelial splicing regulatory protein 1 isoform X2, whose protein sequence is MTASPDYLVILFVTTAGTNGARLGSDERELLQLLWKVVDLRSKELGHLHDVLVRPDHTELTAECQEITQVDVESLALAPPLEQALRQFNQSVSNELNVGVGTSFCFCTDGQLHIRQVLHPEASKKNILLPECFYSFFDLRKEFKKCCPGSPEVSKLDAAAMTEYLNLDKSSPAFPYGASQVEDMGNIILTLISEPYNHRFSDPERVNYKFESGPCSKMELVDDNAVIRARGLPWQSSDQDIARFFKGLNIAKGGAALCLNAQGRRNGEALVRFVSEEHRDLALQRHKHHMGNRYIEVYKATGEDFLKIAGGTSSEVAQFLSKENQVIVRMRGLPFNVTTEEVLTFFGQHCPVTGGKEGVLFVTYPDSRPTGDAFVLFACEEYAQNALKKHKDLLGKRYIELFRSTAAEVQQVLNRYSSTPLIPLPTPPILPVLPQQFVPPTNIRDCIRLRGLPYAATIEEILEFLGEFSTDIRTHGVHMVLNHQGRPSGDAFIQMKSADRAFLAAQKCHKKTMKDRYVEVFQCSAEEMNFVLMGGTLNRNGLSPPPCLSPPAYSFPAPAAVVPTEAALYQPSMLLNPRTLQPSTAYYPAGAQLFMNYTAYYPRSLYPF, encoded by the exons ATGACGGCGTCTCCCGACTACCTGGTGATTCTCTTCGTGACCACGGCGGGCACCAACGGGGCAAGGTTGGGCTCAGACGAGcgagagctgctccagctcctgtggaAAGTGGTCGACCTGAGGAGTAAGGAG CTGGGGCACCTGCATGACGTGCTGGTCCGGCCTGACCACACAGAACTGACGGCTGAGTGCCAGGAGATCACCCAAGTGGATGTGGAGAGCCTGGCACTGGCTCCACCGCTGGAGCAGGCACTGAGACAG TTTAATCAGTCCGTGAGCAATGAACTGAACGTTGGTGTAGGtacttctttctgtttctgtactGATGGACAGTTGCACATTAGGCAGGTTCTACACCCTGAAGCTTCCAAAAAG aatattttactGCCTGAATGCTTCTACTCCTTTTTTGACTTGCGGaaagagttcaagaagtgttgCCCTGGCTCACCTGAAGTTAGCAAACTCGATGCTGCAGCCATGACAGAAT ATTTAAATCTTGACAAGAGCAGTCCAGCATTTCCCTATGGAGCCTCTCAAGTTGAAGATATGGGgaatattattttaacattaataTCTGAACCATACA ATCACAGATTTTCAGATCCAGAAAGGGTGAACTACAAATTTGAAAGTGGGCCTTG cagcaagaTGGAACTTGTGGATGACAATGCTGTTATCCGAGCAAGAGGATTGCCATGGCAGTCATCTGACCAGGACATAGCGAGGTTCTTCAAAGGTCTAAATATTGCCAA AGGAGGTGCTGCACTCTGTCTCAATGCCCAAGGTAGGAGGAATGGGGAGGCTCTTGTGAGGTTCGTGAGCGAAGAGCACAGAGATCTAGCACTACAAAGGCACAAGCATCACATGGGGAATCGATACATAGAG gtaTACAAGGCAACAGGTGAAGACTTCCTTAAAATTGCAGGAG GTACTTCCAGTGAGGTTGCACAGTTCTTGtcaaaagaaaaccaagtgaTTGTCAGGATGCGAGGTCTTCCTTTCAATGTAACAACAGAAGAGGTGCTGACTTTCTttggccagcactgccctgtaacaggaggaaaggagggagtCCTGTTTGTCACTTACCCTGACAGCAGGCCAACAGGAGATGCCTTTGTCTTGTTTGCTTGTGAGGAATATGCacaaaatgcactgaaaaagCACAAGGATTTGCTGGGGAAAAGGTACATTGAACTCTTCCGGAGCACTGCAGCAGAAGTTCAGCAG GTGCTGAACAGGTACTCTTCCACACCTCTCATTCCTCTCCCAACACCTCCAATTCTTCCAGTATTACCTCAACAATTTGTGCCTCCCACCAACATCAGAGACTGCATACGTTTGCGTGGTCTTCCCTATGCTGCTACTATAGAGGAGATTCTGGAGTTCCTGGGAGAGTTTTCTACAGATATTCGGACCCATGGAGTTCACATGGTACTAAATCACCAG GGACGTCCATCGGGAGATGCTTTCATTCAGATGAAGTCTGCAGATCGAGCTTTCCTGGCTGCACAGAAGTGTCATAAAAAGACTATGAAGGACAGATATGTTGAAGTCTTTCAATGTTCTGCTGAAGAGATGAACTTTGTATTAATGGGGGGCACTTTAAATCGAAATGGCTTGTCCCCGCCACCAT GCCTTTCACCCCCTGCTTACTCCTTTCCggctcctgctgcagttgtGCCAACAGAAGCTGCTCTGTATCAGCCATCCATGCTTCTGAACCCACGAACACTCCAGCCCTCCACAGCCTACTaccctgctggggctcagctcttCATGAACTACACAGCTTATTACCCCAG